The following are from one region of the Carassius gibelio isolate Cgi1373 ecotype wild population from Czech Republic chromosome A13, carGib1.2-hapl.c, whole genome shotgun sequence genome:
- the LOC128026210 gene encoding AP-3 complex subunit mu-1, with protein MIHSLFLINTSGDLFLEKHWKSVISRSVCDYFFEAREKAVEPDNVPPVIPTPHHYLITIYREKIFFVSVIQTEVPPLFVIEFLHRVAETFQDYFGECSETTIKDNVVIVYELLEEMLDNGFPLATESNILKELIRPPTILRSMVNTITGSSNVGETLPTGQLSSIPWRRAGVKYTNNEAYFDVVEEIDAILDKSGTTVFAEIQGVIDACVKLSGMPDLTLSFMNPRLLDDVSFHPCVRYKRWESERVISFIPPDGNFQLMSYHISAQNLVAIPIYVKQNISFFETGSSGRLDITVGPKQTMGKTVECLVVTIHMPKVVLSANLNATQGTYNYDPVTKILLWDIGKLNPQKLPNLKGSLSLQSGAPKPEENPSLNIDLKIQQLAISGLKVNRLDMYGEKYKPFKGVKYVTKAGKFQVRT; from the exons ATGATCCACAGCTTGTTTCTGATAAACACTTCTGGAGATTTATTCCTGGAGAAACACTGGAAGAGTGTCATAAGCCGCTCCGTCTGTGATTATTTTTTCGAAGCACGAGAGAAGGCAGTGGAACCTGACAATGTGCCTCCTGTCATCCCCACCCCTCATCACTATCTCATAACCATCTACCGTGAGAAGATCTTCTTCGTTTCTGTCATCCAAACAGAAGTGCCTCCACTCTTTGTAATAGAATTTCTGCATCGGGTCGCAGAGACATTTCAG GACTATTTTGGAGAATGTTCTGAAACCACTATCAAGGACAATGTGGTCATAGTCTATGAACTCTTGGAGGAAATGTTGGACAACGGCTTCCCCCTCGCTACAGAATCCAACATCTTAAAAGAACTCATCAGACCTCCCACAATCCTACGGTCGATGGTCAACACCATCACAG GCAGTAGTAATGTTGGCGAAACCCTCCCTACTGGTCAGCTCTCCAGCATTCCATGGAGAAGAGCAGGTGTGAAATATACCAATAATGAGGCTTACTTTGATGTGGTGGAAGAAATCGATGCCATCCTGGATAAGTCTG GAACTACAGTTTTTGCAGAAATCCAGGGAGTTATTGATGCTTGTGTCAAGCTTTCTGGAATGCCAGACCTTACTCTCTCATTTATG AACCCCAGACTCCTGGACGACGTGAGCTTCCATCCATGTGTCCGTTATAAGAGATGGGAAAGTGAGAGAGTTATCTCCTTCATTCCCCCCGATGGAAACTTTCAGCTCATGTCGTATCACATCAGTGCGCAAAA CCTCGTAGCAATCCCGATATATGTGAAGCAGAACATCAGTTTCTTTGAGACTGGTTCTTCAGGACGACTGGACATCACTGTGGGTCCTAAGCAGACCATGGGAAAGACTGTAGAGTGCTTGGTAGTGACCATACACATGCCAAAAGTGGTTCTCAGTGCCAACCTCAATGCGACTCAGGGAACCTACAACTATGACCCTGTCACAAAG ATTTTGTTGTGGGATATAGGGAAACTTAACCCCCAGAAGCTTCCCAATCTGAAAGGAAGTCTAAGTCTGCAGTCTGGAGCTCCTAAACCAGAAGAGAACCCAAGTCTGAACATTGACCTGAAAATCCAGCAGTTAGCCATCTCAG GATTGAAAGTCAATCGTCTAGACATGTATGGAGAGAAATATAAACCATTCAAGGGTGTGAAATATGTGACCAAAGCTGGGAAGTTCCAGGTCAGGACATGA